The Streptomyces sp. B3I8 nucleotide sequence CGAGAGGGCACAAAGGACGCTGGACCCTGTCGTCTACGACTACGTGGCGGGCGGCGCGGGCGAGGAGCGCGTCCTCACCGGCAACGAGCAGGCGTTCGAACGGTACGCGCTGCTGCCGCGGGTGCTGCGCGGCAGCGCGACCCGGGACACCGCCGTCGACCTGCCGGGCGCCCCGCGTACGGCACCGGTGCTCGTCGCGCCCACCGCCTTCCACCGGCTGGTGCACCCGGGCGGCGAGCGGGCCACGGCCCGCGCCGCCGCGGCCGAGGGTGCCGTCCTGGTGACGGGGGCGGCCGCGACGACCGCGGTCGCCGACGTCGTCGGCGCGGCGCGCGAGGCGGCCCCGGACCCGGCCGTGTGGTTCCAGCTCTATCCGCATCCCCGCCGGGAGGTCACCGCGGCCCTCGTCCGGCGTGCCGAGGACGCGGGCTGCACGGCCCTGGTGGTCACCGTCGACTCGCCGGTGTTCGGCCGGCACGTCCGGGACCTGCGCAACGGGTTCACCGACCTGCCGCCGGGCTACGCCGCGGAGAACATGCGCGATCTGCCCGGCTCCCCGCCGGGAGGCCTCACCGACATCCCCATGTCGCCCGAGGCCGGCTGGCCGGACCTCGCGGAGATCGTGCGCGGTGCCGCGCTGCCCGTGCTGGTCAAGGGGGTGCTGCACCCGGACGACGCGCGGCTGGCCGTCGGGCACGGCGCGGCCGGGGTGATCGTGTCCAACCACGGCGGCCGCCAGAGCGACGCGGTCCCGGCGGCAGTGGACCGTCTGCCCGCGGTCGCCGACGCGGTCGCGGGCCGGGTGCCGGTCCTGCTCGACGGAGGGGTGCGCCGGGGCAGCGACGTGGCGGTGGCACTGGCCCTGGGTGCGCGCGCCGTCGGCGTCGGCCGCCCCGTGGTGTGGGGCCTGGCCGCCGAGGGCGAGGCGGGGGTGCGGCGGGTGCTGGCGACACTGCGGGACGAGTACGACCACACGCTCGCCCTGTGCGGCGGCCGCCGGAACGCCGATCTGACCGCCGACATGGTGGTGCGGGAGGGCGGGGCACGATGAGCGGCGGTACGGAGACGTGGTGGCTGCCGCGCGCCGTGGTGGCGCTGCGCGTACGCATCTTCGAGAAGGTGAACGGCGACCGTGCGGTGACGCTGCCCAACGCCACGCACGGCCCTGAGGTGTTCGAGCGGGTCTACGCCCACCCGGCGGCGAACGGGCGCAGCGAGGGGGCGGGGCTCTCCGACCTGTTCTGGTACTGGCTGGCGCCGGGGCCCGAGGTGCACCAGGAGCACCTGGAGCCCGGCGAGCGCTACGAGGACGTGGCCGCGACGACGCGGCGCATCGTCGCCGGAAGCTCCGAGGAGCTCACCGCGGCGGCCGCCCGCGCGGTCGCCGGCGTGCTGGACACGCTGCCGGACGACCGCGTCGGTCTCGTCCGGCTGCGGGACCTGGTGATGCCCGCGTGGGCGGAGTTCGCCTACGAGCTGGTCTTCCGGGAGCCGTGCCCACCGCGTGCCCGGGAGTTGATCGTCGCGCACGCCGACGACGTGGTCACCGCCCTGAAGTGCACCGGTCTGCGCCACCCGCGGCGCCGGGCCCGGCTGACGGAGTACCTGCGGGAGCGGGTCGCGGCCGGTGACGTGCCGTACCGCCTCCCGGCCTCCCTGTCGCCGGCGGAGCAGGTGCACTATCTGCAGGGCACCTTCTTCAACACGGCGGTCGTGCAGCTCTCCGAGGCGACCGCGCACGTCCTGCTCGCCCTCGCCCACCACCCCCGGGTACAGGGGCGCCTGGCGGCGGCCCCCGAGGACGACCGGTACCTGACGCACGTCCTCGACGAGACGATGCGCCGGTACCCGCTGTTCGGCATCGCCCACCGCGTCACCACCGGTGAGATCCCCCTCGACGACGAGACGGTACTGCCGGCCGACACCGTGGTGTGCTTCAGCTACCCCGACTACCACGCCACCGGATACGACCGGCCCGACGTGTTCGACCCGGACCGCTGGACGGCTCTGGCCGCCAGGGACGCGCACCACATCCCGTACGGCGTGGCGAGGAACCGGCCCTGTCCGGCCTGGCGGCTCTCACCGCTCGTGCTGCGCGCGGCGGTCCGCGAGGTGCTCGGCCGGTTCCGGCTCGACTCCACGGCCTCGCACACCCGTTCCATTCCGCACCGGGCGCCCTGCCTGCTGATCCCGCACGGTCTGCCCCCCGCGTCCCGCCGGGTGCGCGCGCTGCGGACCTTCGTCCGGCTGCGGGACGGTGTGGAGGACGTCACCCGGGGCGTACGGCAGTTGGTGCTCGGCACGGTCATGGTGCTGCACGCCCGCCGACTGCGCCCGGCCGGCCGGTACTTCGACGAGCGGCGGACCGGCGGCTGCCCGGTCGTCCACGCCGCGGAAGGAGGCAGGGGATGACACCCGCGGAGCCCGGGCCCGTGTCCGTTCCGACC carries:
- a CDS encoding alpha-hydroxy acid oxidase, coding for MTLRELHERAQRTLDPVVYDYVAGGAGEERVLTGNEQAFERYALLPRVLRGSATRDTAVDLPGAPRTAPVLVAPTAFHRLVHPGGERATARAAAAEGAVLVTGAAATTAVADVVGAAREAAPDPAVWFQLYPHPRREVTAALVRRAEDAGCTALVVTVDSPVFGRHVRDLRNGFTDLPPGYAAENMRDLPGSPPGGLTDIPMSPEAGWPDLAEIVRGAALPVLVKGVLHPDDARLAVGHGAAGVIVSNHGGRQSDAVPAAVDRLPAVADAVAGRVPVLLDGGVRRGSDVAVALALGARAVGVGRPVVWGLAAEGEAGVRRVLATLRDEYDHTLALCGGRRNADLTADMVVREGGAR
- a CDS encoding cytochrome P450: MSGGTETWWLPRAVVALRVRIFEKVNGDRAVTLPNATHGPEVFERVYAHPAANGRSEGAGLSDLFWYWLAPGPEVHQEHLEPGERYEDVAATTRRIVAGSSEELTAAAARAVAGVLDTLPDDRVGLVRLRDLVMPAWAEFAYELVFREPCPPRARELIVAHADDVVTALKCTGLRHPRRRARLTEYLRERVAAGDVPYRLPASLSPAEQVHYLQGTFFNTAVVQLSEATAHVLLALAHHPRVQGRLAAAPEDDRYLTHVLDETMRRYPLFGIAHRVTTGEIPLDDETVLPADTVVCFSYPDYHATGYDRPDVFDPDRWTALAARDAHHIPYGVARNRPCPAWRLSPLVLRAAVREVLGRFRLDSTASHTRSIPHRAPCLLIPHGLPPASRRVRALRTFVRLRDGVEDVTRGVRQLVLGTVMVLHARRLRPAGRYFDERRTGGCPVVHAAEGGRG